In a single window of the Streptomyces sp. CGMCC 4.7035 genome:
- a CDS encoding glycosyltransferase family 87 protein, with product MLWLLVHDEYGLLGRGGVAREVWKLYFHWYGFLRHGSFPSGDHLWQYPPGAGPVLLSPALLPGLTYFQAFVALTLFTDAAITSVLARVGTRPGRSLRGAALWTAGLPLLLHIPLARYDVQVTAFAVMSLLTLPRSTRACGVFAALGALVKVWPALALIGTPRGRSTREAWTAAAVTAVTLLALLAALFRDPFDFLRQQGGRGVQIESLGGTVLMFARRAGWPGRTRYQYGAVEFVGPQVHTVAVCSLALTATAFALLVLWRVRARHWTPATPYDAALTAVLLFTVTSRVISPQYMVWLVGLAAVCLTAQRTTQRPVAPLVLAATAVSAVEYPACYGEVIHSTWAGCVLMLVRNGLLASAAVLSFVRLCRSGRPAPERPETDAPSRNPDRIPALFHTGG from the coding sequence ATGCTGTGGCTGCTCGTTCACGACGAGTACGGCCTGCTCGGCCGGGGCGGCGTCGCACGTGAGGTATGGAAGCTGTACTTCCACTGGTACGGCTTCCTCAGACACGGCTCGTTCCCGTCCGGCGACCACCTGTGGCAGTACCCGCCGGGCGCGGGCCCGGTGCTGCTCTCGCCCGCACTGCTGCCAGGGTTGACGTACTTTCAGGCGTTCGTGGCCCTCACGCTGTTCACGGATGCCGCGATCACGTCAGTCCTCGCGCGCGTGGGCACGCGTCCGGGCCGTTCACTGCGCGGCGCGGCACTGTGGACGGCGGGCCTGCCGCTGCTGCTGCACATCCCGCTCGCCCGCTACGACGTACAGGTCACCGCCTTCGCGGTCATGTCCTTGTTGACGTTGCCGCGCTCCACGCGCGCGTGCGGCGTGTTCGCGGCGCTCGGCGCGCTGGTGAAGGTGTGGCCGGCGCTGGCGCTCATCGGCACCCCGCGCGGCCGCAGCACCCGCGAGGCGTGGACGGCGGCCGCGGTCACCGCGGTCACACTGCTCGCCCTGCTCGCGGCCCTGTTCCGCGACCCGTTCGACTTCCTGCGCCAGCAGGGCGGCCGGGGCGTGCAGATCGAGTCACTGGGCGGCACGGTCCTGATGTTCGCGCGCCGGGCCGGCTGGCCGGGGCGCACGCGCTACCAGTACGGGGCCGTGGAGTTCGTGGGCCCGCAGGTGCACACGGTCGCCGTCTGCTCGCTCGCGCTGACCGCGACGGCCTTCGCGCTGCTGGTGCTGTGGCGGGTGCGGGCCCGCCACTGGACGCCGGCGACCCCGTACGACGCGGCGCTCACGGCCGTCCTGCTGTTCACCGTGACGAGCCGGGTGATCAGCCCTCAGTACATGGTGTGGCTGGTCGGGCTCGCCGCCGTCTGTCTGACCGCACAGCGCACCACCCAGCGTCCGGTGGCCCCGCTGGTCCTGGCGGCGACCGCGGTGAGCGCCGTGGAGTATCCCGCCTGCTACGGGGAGGTCATCCACAGCACCTGGGCGGGCTGTGTGCTCATGCTCGTACGCAATGGCCTGCTGGCCTCCGCGGCGGTGCTGTCCTTCGTCCGCCTGTGCCGTTCCGGACGCCCCGCCCCCGAACGGCCGGAAACAGACGCTCCGTCGCGCAACCCGGACCGAATTCCTGCACTCTTCCACACAGGAGGTTGA